In the genome of Massilia sp. W12, the window GCAGTCCGCTGTCCGGCTTGATTGCCATTCAGCCTATCGCATACCCCATGCCGGGGATAGCATTGGACTGCCAGCGCAGTCTTCTCATGCGGGATGTGCAAACGTGCAAAGACGCCTTGCAAATCCTCCCATTCTTGCGAACAGCCGGGTGCGGCGCATCAAATTTCTCATATCCGCATAGCTGTTCACATATTGAAACGCTGCGCTATCCAGTCTAAAAAAACACGCGTTTTGGCGCTCATCAAACGCCGTCCGGGAAATACCGCCCACACATCCACCTTCGGCATAGACCATTCCGGTAGAATGCGTTGCAAGGGTTGGCCGCGCAATTGCGCCGCCATGAAATCTGAACCAAAGGCAATGCCAAGTCCTGCAATGGCTAAGCGCATTAAGATTTCCGGTGAGTTCGCCAGCACCTTGGGCTTGATTGCACTTTCCCAGACTTCGGCGCCCTTTTGTAAGCGCAGCAGCGGCGTTTCATCGCTGCGTATCGGTATGCAAAGCATGTCATATTGCGGCAGTTGGGAAGGATGCAGAATCGGGCCGTGGCGCGCAATCCATTCGGGCGCGGCGTACAAGCCGGGTTCCAAGGTCGCCAGACGCCGCGCCGCCAGGCTGGCTTCATCGCGCAACTCGCCCATGCGCAAGGCCAAATCAAAATTTTCCGCAATTAAATCCACCCGGCGCGGCGATAAATCCAGTTCCAATACGATGTGCGGATAGCGTTGCACAAAATCCGCCAACATCGGCGCCATCACCAGATTGGCGAAATCACCCGGCATCGAAATACGCAATTTGCCGGATGGCTCCGCCTGGCGGTGTTGCGCCAGCGCCGCCACCGCCTCGGTCTGCTCCAATACCACACGGGCATGCTCCAGCACCGCATGACCGGTTTCGGTCAAGGTCAGATGGCGCGTAGTGCGCTGCAGCAGCCGCTCACCGACCGCGCCTTCCAGCTGCGTAATGCGGCGCGACAAGGTGGATTTG includes:
- a CDS encoding LysR family transcriptional regulator; translation: MQANDLLLFARVVEAGSFSAAAQRVGLPKSTLSRRITQLEGAVGERLLQRTTRHLTLTETGHAVLEHARVVLEQTEAVAALAQHRQAEPSGKLRISMPGDFANLVMAPMLADFVQRYPHIVLELDLSPRRVDLIAENFDLALRMGELRDEASLAARRLATLEPGLYAAPEWIARHGPILHPSQLPQYDMLCIPIRSDETPLLRLQKGAEVWESAIKPKVLANSPEILMRLAIAGLGIAFGSDFMAAQLRGQPLQRILPEWSMPKVDVWAVFPGRRLMSAKTRVFLDWIAQRFNM